The Chryseobacterium nakagawai genome has a segment encoding these proteins:
- a CDS encoding DUF6452 family protein, which translates to MLCLVGMFFSCGSDDDICESGEGTPRMKVAFKTADSGKERTLDSLSVAVDYGSGKVDLGWLKNIDSRLIPLRVDDSPYTDIYFKTSTKSKESKVRVTYTTKATYVSPGCGAKKTYENVSSALITADPVQNVENGQNQILNEDKTNLYLIF; encoded by the coding sequence ATGCTTTGCTTGGTTGGAATGTTCTTTTCATGTGGCAGCGATGATGACATCTGTGAAAGCGGTGAAGGTACACCAAGAATGAAGGTTGCTTTTAAAACAGCAGATTCGGGAAAGGAGAGAACGCTGGATTCATTATCTGTGGCTGTAGATTATGGCTCAGGGAAGGTAGATCTGGGATGGCTGAAAAATATTGATTCAAGGCTTATTCCTTTGAGAGTGGATGATTCTCCTTATACGGATATTTATTTTAAAACATCTACTAAAAGTAAAGAATCAAAAGTAAGAGTAACATACACTACAAAGGCTACCTATGTCTCTCCCGGATGTGGTGCTAAAAAAACATATGAGAATGTAAGCTCAGCATTAATAACTGCTGATCCGGTTCAAAATGTGGAAAATGGACAAAATCAAATATTGAATGAAGACAAGACTAATCTTTACCTTATTTTTTAG
- the rlmD gene encoding 23S rRNA (uracil(1939)-C(5))-methyltransferase RlmD — translation MSRKNKKNLVLENIKLLTAGAKGVAIGKTEDGKTVLVSGAIPGDIVNVRVKKAKSKYYEGEAVDVLEKSPFRTEPKCVHFGTCGGCKWQNMSYEKQLDFKQEEVYNNIKRIGGIEDFETVSILGSQEQYFYRNKMEFSFSNARWLTQYEISSEENFGSKDALGFHIPGMWSKILDLKECFLQEDPSNAIRLAVKGYAVENGLDFFDVRNHEGFLRTLMMRQNSKGEWMVLFQLFREEKENREKLFAFILEKFPQIKTLVYAINPKANDSIYDLDINVYFGEGYLMEEMDGLKFKIGPKSFFQTNYKQALELYRKTLEFADLKGDEVVYDLYTGTGTIAQYVARNAKQVIGIESVQEAINAAIEHAELNGLTNTTFYCGDMKNVFNDEFMENHPKADVLITDPPRDGMHQKVVEQILKLAPEKVVYVSCNSATQARDLALMKEHYTVVKILPVDMFPQTHHVENIALLIKK, via the coding sequence ATGAGCAGAAAGAATAAGAAAAATTTAGTTCTTGAAAATATAAAGCTGTTAACTGCCGGAGCAAAAGGAGTGGCTATCGGAAAAACAGAAGACGGAAAAACAGTATTGGTTTCAGGAGCAATTCCGGGAGATATTGTGAATGTAAGAGTGAAAAAAGCCAAATCCAAATATTATGAAGGAGAAGCAGTAGATGTTTTGGAAAAATCTCCTTTCAGAACAGAACCAAAATGTGTTCACTTTGGAACTTGCGGTGGGTGTAAGTGGCAAAATATGAGCTATGAAAAACAACTTGATTTTAAACAGGAAGAAGTATATAACAATATCAAAAGAATTGGAGGGATCGAAGATTTCGAAACTGTATCCATTCTAGGTTCACAAGAACAGTATTTTTATAGAAATAAAATGGAGTTTTCTTTCTCCAATGCAAGATGGCTTACTCAGTATGAGATCAGTTCTGAAGAGAATTTCGGAAGTAAAGACGCTTTAGGATTCCATATTCCGGGAATGTGGAGTAAGATTTTAGACCTAAAAGAATGTTTCCTGCAGGAAGATCCATCCAATGCAATAAGATTGGCTGTAAAAGGATATGCTGTTGAAAACGGACTAGATTTCTTTGATGTAAGAAACCATGAAGGATTCCTTAGAACCTTAATGATGAGACAAAACTCTAAAGGAGAATGGATGGTATTATTCCAGCTATTTAGAGAAGAAAAAGAAAACAGAGAGAAACTTTTCGCCTTCATTCTGGAGAAGTTTCCACAGATCAAAACATTAGTATATGCTATTAATCCAAAAGCCAATGACTCAATCTATGATCTGGATATTAATGTATATTTTGGTGAGGGATATTTAATGGAAGAAATGGACGGGCTGAAGTTTAAAATCGGACCAAAATCATTCTTCCAGACCAACTATAAGCAGGCTTTGGAGTTATACAGAAAAACCCTTGAGTTTGCAGATCTAAAAGGAGATGAAGTGGTATATGACTTATATACCGGAACAGGAACCATTGCTCAGTATGTGGCAAGAAATGCAAAACAGGTAATTGGGATAGAATCTGTTCAGGAAGCCATTAATGCAGCCATTGAGCATGCTGAATTAAATGGTCTTACCAATACAACTTTCTATTGTGGAGATATGAAAAATGTCTTTAACGACGAATTTATGGAGAATCATCCTAAAGCAGATGTCCTGATTACGGATCCTCCAAGAGATGGAATGCACCAAAAAGTAGTAGAGCAAATCTTGAAATTAGCTCCGGAGAAAGTAGTGTATGTAAGTTGTAATTCAGCAACTCAGGCGAGAGATCTGGCATTGATGAAAGAACACTATACTGTAGTAAAGATATTACCGGTTGATATGTTCCCACAAACGCATCATGTGGAAAATATAGCATTGCTGATTAAAAAATAA